Proteins from one Silurus meridionalis isolate SWU-2019-XX chromosome 3, ASM1480568v1, whole genome shotgun sequence genomic window:
- the dbr1 gene encoding lariat debranching enzyme, whose product CALAGGRYYSGEKKAPVLTIFIGGNHEASNHLQELPYGGWVAPNIYYLGYAGVVRYRGIRIGGLSGIFKTHDYRKGHYEFPPYSQETLRSVYHIRNSDVFKLKQVRMPIDVFMTHDWPRGIYHYGSTEQLLRKKKFLREEVESGTLGSPAAAELLDHLQPSYWFSAHLHVKFAAMMQHEAKGNAAPKTTRFLSLDKCLPYRDFLQVVEIADRPGSSEQLEYDPEWLAILKATTRLQKPSPNIWHPPENNGLHSRWDYSVSEEAMLEIVSALNGDLSIPENFSPTVPAYDPSRPQHHAPPAYCTNPQTTELCATLGLVDIYALAGQSAQISTSCREEGEDEDDEDNQSSGSTDETSEYPTDTSMLSNSYNPDEITLEDEWEKGGEEEEEEKDGGEVQKTGTDAVVPEAPLGAQDSDRDSSPQRDAVGRLVLPAPRNTSETDEPLDMPLRCPPPSAPCFSHTSSEEEGATAPARVPKRHSGETKGALTPTGSTPKIKRRNQTIYAAADDEES is encoded by the exons TGTGCACTGGCTGGTGGAAGGTATTATTCAGGGGAGAAGAAAGCGCCGGTCCTGACCATCTTCATCGGTGGCAACCATGAAGCTTCGAACCATCTGCAAGAGCTTCCGTATGGCGGCTGGGTGGCTCCGAACATATACTATTTGG GTTATGCCGGCGTCGTGCGCTACAGAGGTATACGGATCGGTGGCCTTTCCGGGATTTTCAAAACGCACGATTACCGAAAAG GGCACTATGAGTTTCCACCATACAGCCAAGAAACCCTGCGCAGCGTCTACCACATCCGAAACAGCGACGTCTTTAAGCTTAAACAG GTCCGCATGCCCATAGATGTGTTCATGACGCACGACTGGCCACGAGGCATCTACCACTATGGAAGCACAGAGCAGTTACTGAGGAAGAAGAAGTTCCTGCGTGAGGAGGTGGAGTCGGGCACACTGGGCAGTCCGGCCGCCGCCGAGCTCCTCGATCACTTACAGCCCTCCTACTGGTTCTCTGCACATCTGCACGTCAAATTCGCTGCAATGATGCAGCACGAG GCGAAGGGTAATGCTGCTCCTAAGACGACCAGATTCCTCTCTCTGGACAAGTGTCTTCCTTACAGAGACTTTCTTCAG GTGGTGGAGATCGCAGATAGACCCGGCTCCTCTGAACAGCTGGAGTATGATCCTGAGTGGTTAGCTATCTTGAAGGCCACCACTCGCCTTCAGAAACCGTCACCAAACATCTGGCACCCGCCTGAGAATAACGGCCTTCACTCTCG TTGGGACTACAGTGTATCAGAGGAAGCCATGTTGGAGATAGTGAGTGCTTTAAATGGTGATCTCAGCATCCCTGAGAACTTCAGTCCAACCGTTCCCGCTTATGACCCTTCCCGCCCTCAGCACCACGCCCCTCCGGCCTACTGCACCAACCCCCAAACCACTGAGCTGTGTGCCACCCTGGGCCTCGTCGACATCTACGCCCTGGCAGGCCAGAGTGCGCAGATCTCTACATCCTGCAGAGAGGAAGGAGAAGACGAGGACGACGAGGACAACCAGAGCTCGGGTAGCACAGACGAAACCAGCGAGTACCCCACTGACACCTCGATGCTCTCAAACTCCTACAACCCTGATGAGATCACCCTCGAGGATGAGTGGGAGAAGGGgggggaagaggaggaggaggagaaggatggAGGAGAGGTACAGAAGACCGGGACGGATGCAGTGGTTCCCGAGGCTCCATTAGGAGCCCAGGACAGTGATCGGGACAGCAGCCCCCAGCGAGACGCTGTGGGCAGACTCGTTTTACCAGCTCCTCGCAACACATCCGAGACGGACGAGCCCTTAGATATGCCTCTCAGATGTCCTCCGCCTTCTGCACCATGTTTCTCGCATACAAGCTCAGAAGAAGAGGGCGCCACAGCACCAGCGAGAGTCCCTAAGCGCCATAGTGGAGAAACCAAGGGAGCATTAACCCCTACAGGCAGCACCCCAAAGATCAAACGGCGCAATCAGACCATCTATGCAGCAGCTGACGACGAGGAGAGTTAG